In Papaver somniferum cultivar HN1 unplaced genomic scaffold, ASM357369v1 unplaced-scaffold_41, whole genome shotgun sequence, one genomic interval encodes:
- the LOC113342415 gene encoding uncharacterized protein LOC113342415, which translates to MGASDPKTVKDVLELIQRQQLTSEDRFTTIEDNLLQQPQKSNTNQTLINQRFDELLARLPSTTKTTQPHDSGGAIHGPHLENPPIFGSISPGGTQNQLHRVPKLDFPRFDGDNPRGWIQKYECFFWLHNIDESRRVDIAAIYLDGKADKWFLNFQVGQTRITWFEFAHGICIRFENPMEENFIGSFNKLVQINFVEEYFEEFESLKALMLANNPSLTKHYFIMSFISGLKEELRNSVAMFYPKSLATTFSLARMEEQKHHTVATKSIRTNSSSFTNSRAFSTTTFPPKPISTSYITSKSTPTTPKSYSPTPLKTSSTNPIIKRLTPEKMRIRRDKGLCYNCDEVYALGHKCKGRQQLFMVQTENFDSQDTEVEDEVFEEAVESPVESDMEISLHALTGTTTGDTIRIPSLLKRQSVFILIGTGSTTSFIDCSLAAKLKCKVEHTAHMLVTVANGGKTVSTGICSKLPWSMQGYQFSEDFMLLPLGGCDMVLGADWLKRLGDVMFNFPKLSVSFIHHGQHITLQGITNSPSLLMISGSAVKRFLAKTTYDLIGHLFSVSTTPIPPPIPAPLLPLLSEYEDIFAEPTSLPPHRTLDHPISLKPDSQPLNQRPYRCPYIQKGVVEQLVKEMLSSGIIQHNHNPFASLILLVKKKR; encoded by the coding sequence ATGGGCGCTTCCGATCCAAAAACTGTTAAGGATGTTCTCGAACTGATTCAGCGACAACAATTGACCTCTGAAGATCGTTTTACGACCATTGAAGACAATCTTCTTCAACAACCACAAAAATCTAATACGAATCAAACATTGATTAACCAACGATTTGATGAGTTGCTAGCCCGTTTACCTTCTACAACGAAAACAACTCAACCACATGATTCAGGAGGCGCAATTCATGGTCCTCATCTCGAAAATCCTCCAATCTTTGGTTCAATCTCTCCCGGGGGAACTCAAAATCAATTACATCGAGTACCCAAACTCGATTTTCCACGATTCGATGGTGATAATCCTCGTGGTTGGATCCAAAAATATGAATGTTTCTTTTGGCTACACAACATCGATGAGAGTCGCAGAGTTGATATTGCAGCTATCTATCTCGATGGAAAAGCAGATAAATGGTTTCTCAATTTCCAGGTTGGTCAAACTCGTATAACTTGGTTTGAATTTGCTCATGGTATTTGTATCCGATTTGAAAATCCTATGGAAGAAAATTTTATTGGGAGTTTTAATAAACTGGTTCAGATTAACTTTGTGGAAGAgtattttgaagaatttgaatcTCTAAAAGCTCTAATGCTTGCTAACAATCCTTCCTTAACTAAGCACTATTTCATCATGAGTTTTATTAGTGGGTTGAAGGAAGAATTGCGTAATTCTGTAGCTATGTTTTATCCAAAATCACTAGCCACAACTTTTTCCTTAGCAAGAATGGAGGAACAGAAGCATCACACTGTTGCTACCAAAAGTATTAGAACCAACTCTAGCTCGTTCACTAACTCTAGAGCTTTCTCTACCACAACTTTTCCTCCTAAACCAATTTCCACCTCTTACATAACTTCCAAGTCTACCCCTACTACTCCAAAATCTTATTCCCCAACACCACTCAAGACATCATCAACAAATCCCATTATTAAACGTTTAACTCCAGAGAAAATGCGCATTCGCAGGGATAAAGGTctttgttataattgtgatgaggtTTATGCATTGGGTCACAAGTGCAAGGGTAGGCAACAATTGTTTATGGTACAAACTGAAAATTTTGATTCACAAGACACAGAGGTTGAGGATGAGGTTTTTGAAGAAGCTGTAGAATCACCAGTTGAGTCTGACATGGAAATTTCTCTTCATGCTCTCACTGGTACTACTACAGGTGATACTATTCGCATTCCTAGTCTTCTTAAGAGACAATCTGTTTTTATTCTTATTGGTACTGGTAGCACAACTAGTTTTATAGATTGTTCTCTAGCTGCTAAACTCAAATGCAAGGTGGAACACACAGCTCACATGTTAGTTACAGTTGCTAATGGGGGAAAAACAGTGAGTACTGGTATTTGTTCTAAACTTCCTTGGAGTATGCAGGGCTATCAATTCTCTGAGGACTTCATGTTACTCCCACTGGGAGGCTGTGACATGGTGTTAGGTGCTGATTGGCTTAAGAGGCTAGGTGATGTTATGTTTAACTTCCCTaaactcagtgtttcttttattcATCATGGTCAGCATATTACATTACAAGGGATAACTAATTCACCTTCACTACTTATGATTAGTGGGTCAGCAGttaagagatttctagcaaaaacTACTTATGACCTCATTGGTCATCTCTTTTCAGTCTCAACTACTCCTATACCTCCTCCCATACCTGCACCCTTATTACCTTTATTATCTGAGTATGAGGACATTTTTGCTGAGCCTACTTCATTACCACCTCACAGAACATTAGACCACCCAATTTCCTTGAAACCAGACTCTCAACCTCTAAACCAAAGACCATATAGATGCCCCTACATTCAAAAAGGAGTTGTGGAACAACTGGTGAAAGAAATGCTTTCTTCTGGAATCATACAACACAACCACAACCCATTTGCTTCACTAATtcttcttgtcaaaaaaaaaagatag
- the LOC113342402 gene encoding uncharacterized protein LOC113342402 yields MQASEGLEIFPAQSCAEVVSEVLPKGAALDVESAEDVTDKTWEISLLDSPSKSSVEGLFVYKNVFNLIPKSIRGYGGLKTLKFFGNEINLFPSETGELVGLECLQVKISSPKLSGLQLQKVKALKELELCKVPARPSSFPLLSEIANLTGLTKLTVCHFNIRYLPGEIGCLTNLEDLDLSFNKLKHLPSEITSLTSLQTLKIANNKLEELPSDISRLQMLETLDVSNNKLTSLGSLNLYPMQNLRTLSLQYNKLLNCCQIPSWICCNLEGNGKDTSDDEFISDLIEVDDEVPTQEVEGRHLYNGSHCVSSVSSEALPKNRSSAVRRRGKGWKRRDDLQQRARQDRLNSIRKWRNDDHQQMKVDVKCKDCKLPAVASESMSESSSIVESESGSVKYIAGTTERAVAGEDDHFDSKCEKCKLPVGASESLTESSSIVDSAPDLVKGLDDTGEDYHQLLVIQDEDDNIIVDSINNNKECDCDHGDHEEVSASNFNKTGEEDASTEDDNIIVDSIGSNKECDCAHNGEPKEVSASKTGREDEDSASEVSKNSSISKRHSDGFPDNPKPSKSRRPFDECLNLSMKYSTESYCSIKDRLPDGFYDAGRDRPFRSLQNYEHHVCLSSREVILLDRNRDEELDVIVKSANALLSPSKQPNGAVDNLQRASLLALLVSDWFGGIDRSNLIRMTRRSASGVNYNQKPFVCTCPTGNSENAETSSKQSTCAAETFNFTELCEKSLQTIKQARNSSVVPIGALRWGVCRHRAVLMKYLCDRVDPPIPCELVRGYLDFMPHAWNTVLVRRDDSWVRMVVDACCPIDIRVETDPEFFCRYIPMRRIDFSLSSEDITSSDYSFPSISFSDEVKQVALSSLVRCKLGSVQAVAKVRTLDTCGATVEEIKNFEYTCLGEVRMLRALKKHPCIIDIYGHQIWSEWVQSADGNEKQRLLKSAIVMEYFEGGSLKSYLEKLSKNGESRVAVEWTLSIARDVACALAELHAKHIIHRDIKSENILIDVDRSTADGRVPLIKLCDFDRAVPLRSSLHTCCIGHVGIPPPNICVGTPRWMAPEVLQAMHIRSMYGLEVDIWSYGCLLLELLTQNIPYAGLSESRIHYLLQMGCRPQLTDELEGLSSSDELEMDRSSLEIKAEGGIKAEVDSLKFLVNLFHQCTRRNPKERPTASCIYKMLQAQTTSFVRSEK; encoded by the exons ATGCAAGCATCAGAGGGTTTAGAAATTTTTCCTGCTCAGTCATGCGCAGAGGTCGTATCAGAAGTTCTACCAAAGGGGGCTGCTTTAGATGTTGAAAGTGCAGAAGATGTAACGGATAAAACATGGGAGATTTCATTGTTAGATTCACCTTCGAAGAGTTCTGTTGAGGGTTTATTTGTGTATAAGAATGTTTTTAATTTAATTCCTAAGTCAATTCGAGGTTATGGAGGTTTGAAGACATTGAAATTTTTTGGGAATGAGATAAATTTATTTCCTTCAGAAACTGGGGAATTAGTTGGCTTAGAATGTTTacaagtgaagatttcatcacctAAGTTATCAGGTTTGCAGTTACAGAAAGTGAAAGCTTTGAAGGAGCTTGAGCTATGCAAAGTGCCTGCGAGGCCTTCGTCGTTTCCGTTATTGAGTGAGATTGCAAATCTTACGGGCTTGACGAAGCTTACAGTTTGTCATTTCAATATCAG ATACCTTCCTGGGGAGATTGGTTGTCTTACTAATCTGGAGGATCTAGATCTTTCGTTCAATAAGCTAAAACATTTGCCTAGTGAGATTACTTCTCTAACTTCCCTGCAAACATTGAAGATTGCAAACAACAAACTGGAAGAACTGCCTTCAGATATTTCTCGTCTGCAGATGTTGGAGACTTTGGATGTCTCAAATAATAAGCTGACATCATTGGGATCTTTAAATCTCTACCCCATGCAAAACCTCCGGACATTGAGCCTCCAG TACAATAAGCTTCTCAATTGTTGTCAAATTCCTTCATGGATATGCTGCAATTTGGAAGGAAACGGCAAAGACACGAGCGACGACGAATTCATTAGCGATTTGATTGAAGTCGATGACGAGGTTCCGACTCAAGAGGTTGAGGGAAGGCATTTGTATAATG GTTCCCATTGTGTATCCAGTGTGTCGTCTGAGGCCTTACCAAAAAATAGATCCTCTGCAGTAAGGAGAAGAGGAAAAGGGTGGAAACGGCGTGATGATCTGCAACAAAGAGCTCGTCAAGATCGTCTGAACAGCATTAGGAAGTGGAGAAATGACGATCACCAGCAGATGAAAGTGGATGTGAAATGCAAAGATTGTAAGCTACCTGCTGTTGCATCGGAGTCCATGTCCGAATCAAGTTCTATTGTAGAGAGTGAGTCTGGCAGTGTGAAATATATTGCTGGAACCACTGAACGGGCAGTTGCTGGCGAGGATGATCATTTTGATTCCAAATGTGAGAAATGCAAGCTACCTGTTGGAGCATCTGAGTCTTTAACCGAGTCAAGTTCCATCGTAGATAGTGCACCTGACTTGGTAAAAGGTCTTGATGATACCGGTGAAGACTATCACCAGCTTTTGGTTATTCAAGATGAGGATGATAATATCATTGTCGActctattaataataataaagagtGTGATTGTGACCACGGCGATCACGAAGAAGTGTCTGCTAGTAACTTTAATAAGACAGGTGAAGAGGATGCATCAACAGAGGATGATAACATCATTGTCGACTCTATTGGTAGTAATAAAGAGTGTGATTGTGCTCATAACGGTGAGCCTAAAGAAGTGTCTGCTAGTAAGACAGGTAGGGAGGATGAAGATTCAGCTTCAGAGGTTTCTAAAAATAGTTCAATTTCAAAAAGGCATTCTGATGGGTTTCCTGATAATCCTAAACCGAGCAAATCACGTAGGCCTTTTGATGAATGCTTGAACTTATCAATGAAATACAGCACCGAGTCATATTGCAGCATAAAAGATCGTCTACCTGATGGATTCTATGATGCAGGACGTGATCGTCCTTTTAGGTCATTACAAAACTATGAGCATCATGTTTGTCTCAGCTCACGCGAAGTAATTCTTCTTGATAG AAACAGGGACGAGGAGTTGGATGTGATTGTGAAGTCTGCCAATGCTTTGCTGTCTCCATCGAAGCAGCCAAATGGTGCCGTTGATAACTTGCAGAGAGCATCACTTCTTGCTTTATTGGTTTCAGATTGGTTTGGAGGCATTGACAGAAGTAATCTTATAAGAATGACAAGAAGATCTGCTTCTGGTGTTAATTATAACCAAAAGCCGTTTGTTTGCACTTGCCCAACTGGAAATAGTGAGAATGCTGAAACCTCTTCTAAACAGAGTACATGTGCTGCAGAAACTTTTAACTTCACTGAACTTTGTGAGAAATCTTTGCAAACTATCAAGCAAGCACGCAATTCAAGTGTCGTCCCGATTGGGGCTTTGCGCTGGGGTGTATGTAGACACAGAGCAGTGCTGATGAAG TATTTATGTGATCGAGTGGATCCACCCATTCCTTGCGAGCTCGTGCGGGGGTATCTCGACTTCATGCCACATGCCTGGAACACCGTTCTTGTCAGGAGGGATGACTCGTGGGTGCGGATGGTTGTGGATGCATGTTGTCCAATTGATATAAGAGTAGAAACTGATCCAGAATTCTTTTGTAG GTATATTCCCATGCGTAGGATTGATTTTTCTCTGTCAAGTGAAGATATCACAAGCTCAGATTACTCCTTCCCTTCCATATCATTTTCCGATGAAGTCAAACAAGTGGCATTGAGTTCTCTTGTCCGCTGCAAATTAGGATCTGTTCAAGCTGTGGCAAAG GTACGGACTTTAGATACATGTGGTGCCACAGTTGAGGAAATAAAAAACTTTGAGTATACTTGTTTAGGCGAAGTAAGAATGTTACGTGCTTTGAAGAAACACCCATGTATCATAGACATTTATGGGCATCAGATCTGGTCTGAGTGGGTTCAGTCAGCAGATGGAAATGAAAAGCAGCGTTTATTGAAATCTGCAATTGTGATGGAATACTTTGAAGGGGGTTCTCTGAAG AGTTATTTAGAGAAGCTTTCAAAAAATGGTGAAAGTCGTGTTGCGGTGGAGTGGACGCTATCTATTGCTAGGGATGTTGCTTGTGCATTGGCTGAGTTGCACGCGAAGCACATCATTCATCGGGACATAAAAAGTGAAAACATTCTGATTGACGTGGATAGATCAACAGCTGATGGAAGGGTGCCTCTTATCAAACTTTGTGACTTTGATAGAGCAGTTCCTCTACGGTCTTCGTTACACACATGTTGCATCGGGCATGTGGGAATACCTCCACCTAATATTTGTGTTGGGACACCTCGTTGGATGGCTCCGGAGGTGCTACAGGCAATGCACATAAGGAGTATGTACGGGCTG GAAGTTGATATATGGTCATATGGGTGCCTGCTCTTGGAATTACTTACCCAGAACATTCCATATGCAGGTTTATCAGAGTCGAGAATCCATTATCTACTTCAG ATGGGTTGTCGGCCGCAGCTTACAGATGAATTGGAGGGTTTGTCATCATCGGATGAGCTTGAGATGGATAGGTCATCACTGGAAATAAAGGCTGAAGGAGGGATAAAAGCTGAAGTAGACTCTTTAAAATTCCTCGTTAACTTATTTCATCAGTGTACGCGGCGAAATCCTAAGGAGCGTCCAACAGCTAGTTGCATCTACAAAATGTTGCAAGCTCAAACAACGTCTTTTGTCAGATCtgagaagtaa